The sequence ATCGGCGCCCTGGAGACAACTCTATTCAATCGGCAGTGCGGCGGGGAGTAACAAGATCGTCGTGAATCCGGCCAGCGGCGGCGCAAGCCAGCGGCGCGCGCGCGTCTGTCCGATGGACCGCACACGGCCGTCGGCTTCGAGTTCGGCGAGCGCGCGCTGCACCGTGCGCTGGCTCGCATTCAGCGCCAGGGCGAGCGCCGAGGTCGACCAGGCCGCGCCGTCGGACAGCAAGGCCACCAGCGCGCCCTGCTCGCCGTCGAGCGGCGGCGCCAGCACCGCCACCGCGCGGTCGCCGTGCGGCGTCAACGCGAAGCCGCGCGGCGTGGCCTCGATCCGCGCCATGCCCTTCACCAGCGCACGCAGCCGCCCGATCTCGACGCGCAGCCGCGCGCGGTGCGTCTCGTCGGGGCGCTGCGTGCGGAACGCGCCGGCGATCAGCGCTTCGCGGTCGATGTCGCCCGGCCACGCCTCGGCGAGCAGGCGCGCCAGCGCGAACAGCACCGGCCGGCGCACCAGCGGCTGCCAGGGGGCGTCGACACCGGGGCCGGGCCCGATCCTGCGGCGGCAGGCGTCGACGACCAGGGTGCCGGACGCGAGCAGCGCGGCGACGTCGCCGAGGCGCAGCACCTGCTCGGCGCCACCCGAAAGCCGCCGCGCGGCGGGGCGCTCGATGGCCGCGCGGGCTTCGGCCACCTCGGCCAGCAATGCCGGCACGCGCGCGCGTTCGGCGGCCTCGTGGGCCCGCGCGAGCGCCGCGTGTGCGGTGCCGATGCGCAGCGACCGCAATGCCAGCTCCGCCGCACTGAGCTCGGCCACCGCCGCGAGCGAAGGCGCCAGGCCACGCGTGTCGAGCAGCGCCAATGCGGCTTCCGCATCGTCGAGCCGGCCGAGCAGCAACAGCTTTCGCGCCGCGATCAGCCGCGCCTGCAG comes from Variovorax paradoxus and encodes:
- a CDS encoding helix-turn-helix domain-containing protein, producing the protein MDSLIAASARALAGGDALGALKRVALRDDPPALALRGIAMAQLGEHPRARELLKRAASGFGAHEELFRARCVVAEAEVALAMRDLGGSPRALAAAAATLEARADRANALQARLIAARKLLLLGRLDDAEAALALLDTRGLAPSLAAVAELSAAELALRSLRIGTAHAALARAHEAAERARVPALLAEVAEARAAIERPAARRLSGGAEQVLRLGDVAALLASGTLVVDACRRRIGPGPGVDAPWQPLVRRPVLFALARLLAEAWPGDIDREALIAGAFRTQRPDETHRARLRVEIGRLRALVKGMARIEATPRGFALTPHGDRAVAVLAPPLDGEQGALVALLSDGAAWSTSALALALNASQRTVQRALAELEADGRVRSIGQTRARRWLAPPLAGFTTILLLPAALPIE